In the genome of Rhodoligotrophos defluvii, one region contains:
- a CDS encoding lysozyme inhibitor LprI family protein, with protein MLAPLLIIFAALAAMPAAAQSTTDCGNAKTQADMNQCAAQAFEKADAELNRVFQQLLGKLEQDGKGYARDAQRAWIAFRDKECVFRAGGPADQGGSIWPMIYAECRAELTEDRVKQLQTQVKCPGGDLSCPE; from the coding sequence ATGCTTGCACCGCTCCTCATTATCTTCGCTGCTCTTGCCGCCATGCCGGCTGCAGCGCAGTCCACGACGGACTGCGGCAATGCAAAGACCCAGGCGGATATGAACCAGTGCGCCGCACAAGCGTTCGAGAAGGCGGATGCCGAGCTCAACCGGGTTTTCCAGCAACTGCTTGGGAAGCTGGAGCAGGACGGCAAGGGCTATGCACGGGATGCGCAACGGGCCTGGATCGCGTTTCGCGACAAGGAATGCGTCTTCCGGGCGGGCGGGCCGGCGGACCAGGGCGGTTCCATCTGGCCCATGATCTATGCGGAATGCCGGGCCGAGCTCACCGAGGATCGCGTGAAACAGCTCCAGACGCAGGTGAAATGCCCCGGCGGCGATCTGTCCTGCCCAGAGTGA
- a CDS encoding YaiI/YqxD family protein, with product MTRSPDIFVDADACPVKAEVERVATRHGLTIHLVSNSGVRPSGNPLIRNVLVMEGPDAADDWIADKISGGDICITADIPLAARCLEKGARVLSPKGKPFTDENIGMALATRALMQHHREAEGVQTFNAGFTPRDRSAFLNALENEIQAVKNRRRP from the coding sequence CTGACCCGCTCGCCCGACATTTTCGTCGATGCGGATGCCTGCCCGGTCAAGGCGGAGGTGGAGCGCGTGGCGACCCGCCATGGTCTTACTATCCATTTGGTAAGCAATAGCGGGGTTCGGCCAAGCGGCAACCCATTGATCCGCAACGTGCTGGTCATGGAAGGCCCTGATGCCGCTGATGACTGGATCGCGGACAAGATCAGCGGCGGCGACATCTGCATAACCGCCGATATCCCACTCGCCGCCCGCTGCTTGGAAAAGGGCGCACGGGTGCTCAGTCCCAAAGGCAAGCCATTCACCGACGAGAATATCGGCATGGCCCTGGCGACACGGGCGCTGATGCAGCATCATCGCGAAGCCGAGGGTGTGCAGACCTTCAATGCCGGCTTCACGCCGCGCGACCGTTCGGCTTTTCTCAATGCTCTAGAGAACGAGATCCAGGCGGTGAAAAACCGCCGCCGGCCATGA